The following coding sequences are from one Comamonas koreensis window:
- the recJ gene encoding single-stranded-DNA-specific exonuclease RecJ: MKILARDIPPRTVWALEQAGVHPLLARLFAARGVQAAAELDDGLAQLLPPAGLLGTREAALLLADAIGRQQRICVVADYDCDGATACAVALRGLRMLGAQQVSYLVPDRVVDGYGLTAAIAERVHQQGAQVLVTVDNGIASVDGVARAKALGMTVIVTDHHLPAATLPAADAIVNPNQPGCSFASKAMAGVGVMFYVLMALRAELRDRGAFADMAQPRLDSLLPLVALGTVADVVKLDANNRRLVAQGLRRIRAGHMPPGLGALFSAASRRAATASTFDFGFALGPRINAAGRLADMTIGIECLLTDDTLLADTLARQLDAINRERRDIETGMREHAMLLAEALFEEGTEPPPAVSVFDPDFHEGVVGIVASRIKDKLHRPSFVFAASSAPGHEHELKGSGRSIPGFHLRDALDLVAKRHPGVLIKFGGHAMAAGCTIALDDFEVFEQALAQVAQEWLDERTLTRQLETDGPLPVQFRHAETVDTLNSQVWGQGFAPPTFSEELEIVSQRLVGEKHLSLKLRHHGEMVDGIWFGHTEPLPAKVLLAYRLDINEWQGQRKLQFLVEGAQLPS; encoded by the coding sequence ATGAAAATTCTGGCCCGAGATATTCCCCCGCGCACCGTCTGGGCGCTGGAGCAGGCAGGCGTGCACCCGCTGCTCGCCCGCCTGTTTGCCGCGCGCGGTGTGCAGGCCGCTGCTGAGCTGGACGATGGCCTGGCGCAGCTGCTGCCGCCCGCTGGCCTGCTGGGCACGCGCGAGGCGGCGCTGCTGCTGGCCGATGCGATTGGCCGCCAGCAGCGCATCTGCGTCGTGGCCGATTACGACTGCGACGGCGCCACCGCCTGCGCCGTGGCCCTGCGCGGCCTGCGCATGTTGGGCGCCCAGCAGGTCAGCTACCTGGTGCCCGACCGCGTGGTCGATGGCTATGGCCTGACGGCAGCGATTGCCGAGCGCGTGCACCAGCAAGGCGCGCAGGTGCTGGTGACCGTGGACAACGGCATTGCCAGCGTGGACGGCGTGGCGCGTGCCAAGGCGCTGGGCATGACGGTGATCGTCACCGACCACCACCTGCCGGCAGCCACCCTGCCGGCGGCCGATGCCATCGTCAATCCCAACCAGCCCGGCTGCAGCTTTGCCAGCAAGGCCATGGCCGGTGTCGGCGTGATGTTCTATGTGCTGATGGCCTTGCGCGCCGAGTTGCGCGATCGCGGTGCCTTTGCCGACATGGCCCAGCCGCGCCTGGACAGCCTGCTGCCGCTGGTGGCACTGGGCACCGTCGCCGATGTGGTCAAGCTCGATGCCAACAACCGCCGCCTGGTGGCCCAGGGCCTGCGCCGCATCCGCGCCGGCCATATGCCCCCGGGCCTGGGCGCACTCTTCTCGGCCGCCAGCCGGCGCGCGGCCACCGCCAGCACCTTTGACTTTGGTTTTGCGCTGGGCCCGCGCATCAATGCCGCCGGGCGCCTGGCCGACATGACCATCGGCATCGAATGCCTGCTGACCGACGACACCTTGCTGGCCGACACCCTGGCGCGCCAGCTCGACGCCATCAACCGCGAGCGCCGCGATATCGAGACGGGCATGCGCGAGCACGCGATGCTGCTGGCAGAGGCCTTGTTTGAAGAAGGCACCGAGCCGCCACCGGCTGTGAGCGTGTTTGACCCGGACTTCCACGAAGGCGTGGTGGGCATCGTTGCCTCGCGCATCAAGGACAAGCTGCACCGCCCAAGCTTTGTGTTTGCCGCCAGCAGCGCACCGGGCCATGAGCATGAGCTCAAGGGCTCGGGCCGCTCGATCCCCGGCTTCCATCTGCGCGATGCGCTGGACCTGGTGGCCAAGCGCCACCCAGGCGTGCTGATCAAGTTCGGCGGCCATGCGATGGCGGCGGGCTGCACGATTGCGCTGGACGATTTCGAGGTGTTTGAGCAGGCCCTCGCCCAGGTTGCGCAGGAATGGCTCGATGAGCGCACGCTCACCCGCCAGCTGGAGACCGATGGCCCGCTGCCGGTGCAGTTTCGCCATGCCGAGACCGTGGACACGCTCAACAGCCAGGTCTGGGGCCAGGGCTTTGCGCCGCCCACCTTCAGCGAAGAGCTGGAGATCGTCAGCCAGCGCCTGGTGGGGGAAAAACATTTGTCGCTGAAGCTGCGCCACCATGGCGAGATGGTGGACGGCATCTGGTTTGGCCATACCGAGCCACTGCCGGCCAAGGTGCTGCTGGCCTACCGGCTGGACATCAATGAATGGCAGGGCCAGCGCAAGCTGCAGTTCCTGGTCGAAGGCGCGCAGCTGCCCAGCTGA
- a CDS encoding NAD(P)/FAD-dependent oxidoreductase: protein MSNISVAVLGAGMVGVASALALQKKGFRVTLLDRLAPGEETSYGNAGVIARSSLMPFNNPSLWGNLPVLLKNQSAGFRYQARFLLQNLGWAARFVAQARTQVFEETTTALDSLIRLSMNEHAQLLRASGAAHRMRDNGWMFLYRQSSAFAGGALARERMAHFGVATEVLERDHIRQLEPALNPIFERALWIKDSWSVDSPGDVVKAYAELFRKQGGQYAQARIKTVEPLAGSRWRIRADGAHDGLEADRVVVALGPWSRQFMATLGVKVPMAYERGYHMHFAPPASCNISRPVYDTAGAYVLSPMEQGLRLTSGVELTDIDAPANPVQLGLAEAAAREAIDMGQALEPAPWMGSRPTLPDSRPIIGAMPGQRNLWLAFGHQHIGFSTGPGTGAILAALMRGDDAPVDVRPFRAERYLKG, encoded by the coding sequence ATGAGCAATATTTCCGTGGCCGTGCTGGGCGCCGGCATGGTGGGCGTTGCCAGCGCATTGGCGCTGCAGAAAAAGGGTTTTCGCGTCACCTTGCTGGACCGGCTGGCCCCTGGCGAAGAGACCTCGTACGGTAACGCCGGGGTGATCGCGCGCAGCTCGCTGATGCCCTTCAACAACCCCAGCCTCTGGGGCAACCTGCCGGTGCTGCTGAAAAACCAGAGCGCCGGCTTTCGCTACCAGGCCCGCTTTCTGCTGCAGAACCTGGGCTGGGCCGCGCGCTTTGTCGCCCAGGCCCGCACCCAGGTGTTTGAGGAAACCACCACCGCGCTCGACAGCCTCATCCGCCTGTCGATGAACGAGCATGCCCAGCTGCTGCGCGCCAGCGGCGCGGCCCACCGCATGCGCGACAACGGCTGGATGTTTCTCTACCGCCAGTCCAGTGCCTTTGCCGGCGGCGCGCTGGCGCGCGAGCGCATGGCGCACTTCGGCGTGGCCACCGAGGTGCTCGAGCGCGACCACATCCGCCAGCTGGAGCCGGCCCTGAACCCGATTTTTGAGCGCGCGCTGTGGATCAAGGACAGCTGGTCGGTCGACAGCCCCGGCGACGTCGTCAAGGCCTATGCCGAGCTGTTCCGCAAGCAGGGCGGCCAGTATGCGCAGGCGCGCATCAAGACCGTCGAGCCGCTGGCCGGCAGCCGCTGGCGCATCCGCGCCGATGGTGCGCACGATGGCCTGGAGGCCGACCGCGTGGTGGTCGCGCTGGGCCCCTGGAGCCGCCAGTTCATGGCGACCCTGGGCGTGAAGGTGCCGATGGCCTATGAGCGCGGCTACCACATGCACTTTGCGCCGCCCGCGTCCTGCAATATCTCGCGCCCGGTCTATGACACCGCCGGCGCCTATGTGCTCAGCCCGATGGAGCAAGGCCTGCGCCTGACCAGTGGCGTGGAACTGACCGATATCGACGCCCCCGCCAACCCGGTGCAGCTGGGCCTGGCCGAAGCCGCTGCCCGCGAGGCGATCGACATGGGCCAGGCGCTGGAGCCCGCGCCCTGGATGGGCAGCCGCCCCACCCTGCCCGACAGCCGTCCCATCATTGGCGCGATGCCGGGCCAGCGCAACCTCTGGCTGGCCTTTGGCCACCAGCACATCGGCTTTAGCACCGGGCCGGGCACGGGCGCCATTTTGGCGGCGCTGATGCGCGGCGACGATGCACCGGTCGATGTGCGCCCGTTCCGCGCCGAGCGTTATCTCAAGGGCTAA
- a CDS encoding aspartate/glutamate racemase family protein, which produces MLPATASVPFLGILMLDTQFPRPPGDIGNLQTWAALGIPVQMHKVQGASPAKIVREADPRFVQPFVDAARAMQAQGAALITTSCGFLAAYQELLASSVDVPVVSSSLLQCAQLPRPGVVTIAAASLTPRILAAAGVPEGTPVQGVAPEGEFARRILGNELEMDIAQAERDVVAAAVALCQAHPQLGSIVLECTNMPVYRDAVARATGLPVHDVVSLLAQRWAALPA; this is translated from the coding sequence ATGTTGCCCGCCACTGCCTCTGTGCCTTTCCTCGGCATCCTGATGCTCGACACCCAGTTCCCGCGCCCGCCCGGGGACATCGGCAACCTGCAGACCTGGGCAGCGCTGGGCATCCCCGTGCAGATGCACAAGGTGCAAGGCGCCTCGCCCGCCAAGATCGTGCGCGAGGCCGATCCCCGCTTTGTGCAGCCCTTTGTCGATGCGGCCCGCGCAATGCAGGCGCAAGGCGCGGCGCTGATCACCACCAGCTGCGGCTTTCTGGCCGCCTACCAGGAGCTGCTGGCCAGCAGCGTCGATGTGCCCGTGGTCAGCTCCAGCCTGCTGCAGTGCGCGCAGCTGCCCCGGCCCGGTGTGGTCACGATTGCCGCTGCCAGCCTCACGCCGCGCATTCTGGCTGCCGCAGGCGTGCCCGAAGGCACCCCCGTGCAAGGCGTGGCGCCGGAGGGGGAATTTGCCAGGCGCATTCTCGGCAATGAATTGGAGATGGACATCGCCCAGGCCGAGCGCGATGTGGTGGCCGCTGCCGTTGCACTGTGCCAGGCCCATCCGCAGCTGGGATCGATCGTGCTGGAGTGCACGAATATGCCCGTCTACCGCGATGCCGTGGCGCGCGCCACCGGGCTGCCAGTGCATGATGTGGTGAGCCTGCTGGCGCAGCGCTGGGCGGCGCTGCCCGCCTGA
- a CDS encoding Lrp/AsnC family transcriptional regulator, with translation MDFRLDDIDRKLLALLQADARESTAKLARKLNLARTTVVARIARLEKEGVIAGYGVRLGSKLEQSAVRAYCGISVMPKTAQAVMQVLESIPEVEEVSAVSGQHDYMIFLRCDSNEKLDALLDRIGLIEGIRQTYTSVVLSRKIDRRGALPALPLLD, from the coding sequence ATGGATTTTCGACTCGACGATATTGACCGCAAGCTGCTGGCACTGTTGCAGGCTGACGCCCGCGAGTCCACGGCCAAGCTGGCGCGCAAGCTCAACCTGGCGCGCACGACGGTGGTTGCCCGCATTGCGCGCCTCGAAAAAGAAGGCGTCATTGCCGGCTACGGCGTGCGCCTGGGCTCCAAGCTCGAGCAGTCGGCCGTGCGCGCCTACTGCGGCATCAGCGTGATGCCCAAGACCGCCCAGGCGGTCATGCAGGTGCTCGAGAGCATCCCCGAGGTCGAAGAGGTCTCGGCCGTCTCCGGCCAGCATGACTACATGATCTTTTTGCGCTGCGACTCCAACGAAAAGCTCGATGCCTTGCTCGACCGCATCGGCCTGATCGAAGGCATTCGCCAGACCTACACCTCGGTGGTGCTGAGCCGCAAGATCGACCGCCGTGGCGCACTGCCGGCGCTGCCCCTGCTTGACTGA
- a CDS encoding amino acid ABC transporter ATP-binding protein: protein MQDQPLICIRGLKKSFGKLDVLKDICLDVNRGQVVALIGPSGSGKSTLLRCINLLTVPDGGDIRVDAQSLAFSGKQTQLPKDKVLAGFRARTGMVFQHFNLFPHMTVLQNVMEGPLTVLRISKPEAQARATALLQKVGLAERVQMMPDQLSGGQKQRVAIARALAMQPSVMLFDEATSALDPELVGEVLQVIQSLARDGMTMILVTHEIAFAREVADKVVFMRDGVVVEEGPPAQVIDNPQHEATRSFLGRIIGHTA, encoded by the coding sequence ATGCAAGACCAACCGCTCATTTGTATTCGTGGCCTCAAGAAATCCTTTGGCAAGCTCGATGTTCTCAAGGACATCTGCCTGGATGTGAACCGGGGCCAGGTGGTGGCGCTTATCGGGCCGTCGGGCTCGGGCAAGTCCACCTTGCTGCGCTGCATCAACCTGCTGACCGTGCCCGATGGCGGCGACATCCGCGTCGATGCGCAGTCGCTGGCCTTCAGCGGCAAGCAGACCCAGCTGCCCAAGGACAAGGTGCTGGCGGGCTTTCGTGCACGCACCGGCATGGTGTTCCAGCATTTCAACCTGTTCCCGCACATGACGGTGCTGCAAAACGTCATGGAAGGCCCGCTCACGGTGCTGCGCATCAGCAAGCCCGAAGCCCAGGCCCGCGCTACGGCCCTGCTGCAAAAGGTGGGTCTGGCCGAGCGCGTGCAGATGATGCCCGACCAGCTCTCGGGCGGCCAAAAGCAGCGCGTGGCCATTGCCCGCGCGCTGGCCATGCAGCCCAGCGTGATGCTGTTTGACGAGGCCACCTCCGCGCTCGACCCCGAGCTGGTCGGCGAGGTGCTCCAGGTCATCCAGTCGCTGGCGCGCGACGGCATGACCATGATCCTGGTGACCCACGAGATCGCCTTTGCCCGCGAGGTGGCCGACAAGGTCGTCTTCATGCGCGATGGTGTGGTGGTTGAGGAGGGCCCGCCCGCGCAGGTGATCGACAACCCGCAGCACGAGGCCACGCGCAGCTTTCTGGGCCGCATCATCGGCCACACCGCCTAA
- a CDS encoding amino acid ABC transporter permease, which translates to MYEWDFSFLWKYRMLLVGGVGYTLLFTVICILGGLAVGLVAGLGRLSSNKIVTAPLRAFVEVFRCTPVLVQLVWFYYALPVLTGIEMSAPVAAALCLSLYGGAFYSEIIRGGIISTDIGQTEAGQAIGMTRGQVMRRVILPQAFRKMIPPLVNQSILQLKNTSLLMVLAVPDLLYQGQVIAHDTYRPLEVYTFIAITYFVILFPVTLWAKRLEHGTSAGKEA; encoded by the coding sequence ATGTACGAGTGGGACTTTAGTTTCCTGTGGAAGTACCGCATGCTGCTGGTCGGCGGCGTGGGCTACACCTTGCTGTTCACGGTGATCTGTATCCTGGGGGGCCTTGCGGTCGGGCTGGTTGCTGGCCTGGGGCGCCTGTCGAGCAACAAGATCGTCACGGCGCCGCTGCGCGCCTTTGTCGAGGTCTTCCGCTGCACGCCGGTGCTGGTGCAGCTGGTGTGGTTCTACTACGCGCTGCCCGTGCTCACCGGCATCGAGATGAGCGCGCCCGTGGCCGCTGCGCTGTGCCTGTCGCTGTACGGCGGCGCCTTCTATTCCGAAATCATCCGCGGCGGCATCATCTCCACCGATATCGGCCAGACCGAAGCGGGCCAGGCCATTGGCATGACGCGCGGCCAGGTGATGCGCCGCGTGATCCTGCCCCAGGCTTTCCGCAAGATGATTCCGCCGCTGGTCAACCAGTCGATCCTGCAGCTCAAGAACACCTCGCTGCTGATGGTGCTGGCCGTGCCCGATCTGCTCTACCAGGGCCAGGTGATCGCGCATGACACCTACCGCCCGCTGGAGGTCTACACCTTCATCGCCATCACCTATTTCGTGATTCTTTTCCCTGTGACCTTGTGGGCCAAGCGCCTGGAGCACGGCACATCGGCCGGCAAGGAGGCCTGA
- a CDS encoding transporter substrate-binding domain-containing protein codes for MFSVKKWMGAAALVVAGVSVAGAALAQSGESTMDRVKRTKELRVGTVAGAIPYFSKDLVTQKWEGFGPDFGESLAKKLGVNVKFVETTWGNAVLDLQANKIDLMFAMAPTPQRMEVVNFSKPLLNNTFTAVCKKGHAPVQTWEQLNNPDAKVVVDIGSNQDQFATRALPKANISRLESSGAATMSVQTGRSDCQVLVVLLSQPLVAKRPDVGTVYVPTPVETANTNVGLRKEPNKDFENAVNAWLEEARSKGEIQSVVLKNMEKLAGVKADSFPKEVKF; via the coding sequence ATGTTTTCTGTCAAAAAGTGGATGGGTGCAGCCGCCTTGGTGGTCGCAGGTGTATCGGTGGCTGGCGCGGCCCTGGCGCAAAGCGGTGAGTCCACGATGGACCGCGTCAAGCGCACCAAAGAGCTGCGCGTGGGCACCGTTGCGGGTGCGATCCCCTACTTCAGCAAGGACCTGGTGACGCAGAAGTGGGAAGGCTTTGGCCCTGACTTTGGCGAGAGCCTGGCCAAGAAGCTCGGCGTGAACGTCAAGTTCGTCGAGACCACCTGGGGCAATGCCGTGCTGGACCTGCAGGCCAACAAGATCGACCTGATGTTCGCGATGGCCCCGACCCCCCAGCGCATGGAAGTGGTCAACTTCTCCAAGCCCTTGCTCAACAACACCTTCACGGCCGTCTGCAAAAAGGGCCATGCCCCGGTGCAGACCTGGGAGCAGCTGAACAACCCCGATGCCAAGGTGGTGGTGGATATCGGCTCCAACCAGGACCAGTTCGCCACCCGCGCGCTGCCCAAGGCCAATATTTCGCGTCTGGAGAGCTCGGGCGCGGCGACGATGTCGGTGCAAACCGGCCGCTCCGACTGCCAGGTGCTGGTGGTGCTGCTGTCGCAGCCACTGGTGGCCAAGCGCCCCGATGTGGGCACAGTCTATGTGCCAACGCCGGTCGAGACGGCCAACACCAACGTGGGCCTGCGCAAGGAGCCGAACAAGGACTTCGAAAACGCCGTCAATGCCTGGCTGGAAGAAGCCCGCTCCAAGGGCGAGATCCAGTCCGTGGTGCTCAAGAACATGGAAAAGCTCGCTGGCGTCAAGGCCGATTCCTTCCCCAAGGAAGTCAAGTTCTGA
- a CDS encoding 3',5'-nucleoside bisphosphate phosphatase encodes MPDMLNADLHCHSTFSDGTLSPEALAQRARERGVQLWALTDHDEVSGLDRASAAAAQQQLAFLSGVEISVSFGETTVHIVGLGFDWQHPGLRAGLARTRGGREQRARDMAAGLEKVGIGGAYEGALRYVGNPDLISRTHFARFLVDTRVCRDPAEVFRHYLVEGKPGFVPHRWARLQDAVQWIVQAGGMAVIAHPARYHLNGGEEHALFSSFKDYGGQGVEVVTGSHFPHEYTTYADMAKSFDFYASRGCDFHSPGESGTDFGALPPLPSGVQPVWQALEGRIVHPRPPPQGLAH; translated from the coding sequence ATGCCAGACATGCTGAACGCCGATCTGCACTGCCACTCCACGTTTTCCGACGGCACCCTGAGCCCGGAAGCGCTGGCGCAGCGTGCGCGCGAGCGCGGTGTGCAGCTGTGGGCGCTCACCGACCATGACGAGGTCAGCGGCCTGGACCGGGCGAGCGCCGCTGCCGCCCAGCAGCAGCTGGCGTTTTTGAGCGGCGTGGAGATCTCGGTCAGCTTTGGCGAAACCACGGTGCACATCGTGGGGCTGGGCTTTGACTGGCAGCACCCCGGCTTGCGCGCCGGGCTGGCCCGCACACGCGGTGGCCGCGAACAACGCGCCCGCGACATGGCCGCTGGCCTGGAAAAAGTGGGTATCGGTGGCGCATATGAGGGCGCGCTGCGCTATGTGGGCAACCCCGATCTGATCTCGCGCACGCACTTTGCGCGCTTTTTGGTGGATACGCGGGTCTGCCGCGATCCGGCCGAGGTGTTTCGCCACTACCTGGTCGAAGGCAAACCCGGCTTTGTGCCCCACCGCTGGGCCCGGCTGCAGGATGCGGTGCAGTGGATCGTGCAAGCGGGCGGCATGGCCGTCATTGCCCACCCGGCGCGCTACCACTTGAATGGCGGCGAAGAGCATGCGCTGTTCTCGTCCTTCAAGGACTATGGCGGCCAAGGCGTGGAAGTGGTCACCGGCAGCCACTTTCCGCATGAATACACCACCTACGCGGACATGGCCAAGAGCTTTGACTTTTATGCCTCGCGTGGCTGCGATTTTCACAGCCCGGGGGAATCGGGTACCGATTTTGGTGCCCTGCCCCCGCTGCCCAGCGGGGTGCAACCCGTCTGGCAGGCGCTGGAGGGGCGCATTGTGCACCCCCGCCCACCGCCGCAGGGCCTTGCCCATTGA
- a CDS encoding L-threonylcarbamoyladenylate synthase has product MAQYFEVHPDNPQPRLLKQAAAMLKDGGILAVPTDSSYAFVCALDNKQVVDRLRRIRQIDDKRMLTLLCCDLSQLSSYAMVDNHQFRMLKLGTPGPFTFILDATKEVPRRISHPSRKTIGLRVPDNKGLLMLLELHGEPLLSTTLIPPGETEPLNDPEEIRERFESQIELVVNAGPCPLEPTTIVDLTPMGTGGSPVVVREGRGPLAQLGL; this is encoded by the coding sequence ATGGCCCAATATTTCGAGGTTCACCCAGACAATCCCCAGCCGCGCCTGCTCAAGCAGGCCGCCGCCATGCTCAAGGACGGCGGCATCCTGGCCGTGCCCACCGATTCGAGCTACGCCTTTGTTTGCGCGCTGGACAACAAGCAGGTGGTCGACCGCCTGCGCCGCATTCGTCAGATCGACGACAAGCGCATGCTGACCTTGCTGTGCTGCGATCTGTCACAACTGTCGAGCTATGCGATGGTGGACAACCACCAGTTCCGCATGCTCAAGCTGGGCACGCCCGGGCCCTTCACCTTCATTCTGGACGCCACCAAGGAAGTGCCCCGCCGCATCAGCCACCCTTCGCGCAAGACCATCGGCCTGCGCGTGCCCGACAACAAGGGCCTGCTGATGCTGCTGGAGCTGCATGGCGAGCCGCTGCTGTCCACCACCCTCATCCCGCCGGGCGAGACCGAGCCGCTCAACGACCCAGAGGAGATCCGCGAGCGCTTTGAATCGCAGATCGAGCTGGTCGTCAACGCCGGCCCCTGCCCGCTCGAGCCCACGACGATTGTCGACCTGACGCCGATGGGCACCGGCGGCTCGCCCGTGGTGGTGCGCGAGGGCCGCGGCCCGCTGGCGCAGCTGGGCCTGTAG
- a CDS encoding site-2 protease family protein produces the protein MNADLIQTVLIYALPVLFSITVHEAAHGYAARHFGDNTAAMLGRLTLNPLKHIDPIGTILMPLMLYFMTSGAFVFGYAKPVPVAFGNLRNPKRDMIWVALAGPATNFVQALLWALVYGILVASGVDERFFLKMAQAGVLVNLVMWAFNLFPLPPLDGGRVLVGLLPYKQAVAVSKIEPYGFFIVMGLVIAGVVSTFWMRPLMSLGYAVVSVVLMPFS, from the coding sequence GTGAACGCTGACCTGATACAAACCGTTCTGATCTACGCCCTGCCTGTGCTGTTTTCCATCACTGTGCACGAGGCAGCGCATGGCTATGCTGCGCGCCATTTTGGTGACAACACCGCCGCCATGCTGGGCCGCCTCACGCTCAACCCGCTCAAGCACATCGACCCTATCGGCACCATCCTGATGCCGCTGATGCTGTATTTCATGACCTCGGGCGCGTTTGTGTTTGGCTATGCCAAGCCCGTGCCCGTGGCCTTCGGCAACCTGCGCAACCCCAAGCGCGACATGATCTGGGTGGCACTGGCCGGCCCGGCCACCAATTTTGTGCAGGCCCTTCTGTGGGCGCTGGTCTACGGCATCTTGGTCGCCTCCGGCGTCGATGAGCGCTTTTTCCTCAAGATGGCGCAGGCGGGGGTGCTGGTCAACCTCGTGATGTGGGCCTTCAACCTGTTTCCGCTGCCCCCGCTCGATGGCGGCCGGGTACTGGTGGGCCTGCTGCCCTACAAGCAGGCGGTGGCCGTCTCCAAGATCGAGCCCTATGGCTTTTTCATCGTCATGGGTCTGGTGATTGCCGGCGTCGTCAGCACCTTCTGGATGCGCCCCCTGATGAGCCTGGGCTACGCTGTGGTCAGCGTGGTGCTGATGCCCTTTAGCTGA
- a CDS encoding tryptophan--tRNA ligase — protein sequence MTKTRYLTGITPSGTPHLGNYAGMMRPAIAASRAGDVENFYFLADYHALIKCQDPERVNRSTLEIAASWLAAGLNPEHVTFYRQSDIPEIPELTWFLTCVTGKGVLNRAHAYKAAQDKNAETGKDGDDGVTAGLFMYPVLMGADILAFNANKVPVGRDQIQHIEMARDMASSFNHLYGEHFVLPEAAVDNNVATLAGLDGRKMSKSYDNTIPLFSTQAQLKKLIGSIVTDSRAPGEPKDVEGSALFQIYQAFASAEETAALRQAYADGIGWGEAKTLLFECIDRELAPLRERYNYLMAHPQEVEAILQSGAQKARAYSGPLLHKLRAAVGLRPLTPASTAATPKAAAKQGGAAFKQYRDKDGKFYFKLVRADGGLLLQSQGFDAPRDAGAMIAHLQAAPQNLQDAMDNLQLGDGFSLSDVQLALKEIAES from the coding sequence ATGACTAAGACACGTTATCTCACTGGTATCACCCCTTCGGGAACGCCCCACCTGGGCAACTACGCTGGCATGATGCGCCCGGCCATCGCTGCCAGCCGCGCAGGCGATGTGGAGAACTTCTACTTTCTGGCCGACTACCACGCGCTGATCAAGTGCCAGGATCCCGAGCGCGTCAACCGCTCGACGCTGGAGATTGCCGCCAGCTGGCTGGCCGCAGGCCTGAACCCCGAGCACGTCACCTTCTACCGCCAGTCGGACATCCCCGAGATTCCCGAGCTGACCTGGTTTCTGACCTGCGTTACCGGCAAGGGCGTGCTCAACCGGGCTCACGCCTACAAGGCCGCGCAGGACAAGAATGCCGAAACCGGCAAGGACGGCGATGACGGCGTGACTGCGGGCCTGTTCATGTACCCGGTGCTGATGGGCGCTGACATCCTGGCCTTCAACGCCAACAAGGTGCCGGTGGGCCGCGACCAGATCCAGCACATCGAGATGGCGCGCGACATGGCATCGAGCTTCAACCACCTGTATGGCGAGCATTTCGTGCTGCCCGAGGCGGCGGTGGACAACAACGTGGCGACCTTGGCCGGCCTTGACGGCCGCAAGATGAGCAAGAGCTACGACAACACGATCCCGCTGTTCTCCACCCAGGCCCAGCTCAAGAAGCTGATCGGCAGCATCGTCACCGACTCGCGTGCACCGGGCGAGCCCAAGGACGTGGAAGGCTCGGCGCTGTTCCAGATCTACCAGGCCTTTGCCAGCGCAGAGGAAACCGCAGCCCTGCGCCAGGCCTATGCCGATGGCATTGGCTGGGGCGAGGCCAAGACCCTGCTGTTCGAATGCATTGACCGGGAGCTCGCCCCGTTGCGTGAACGCTACAACTACCTGATGGCCCATCCCCAGGAAGTGGAAGCTATTTTGCAAAGCGGCGCACAAAAGGCGCGTGCATATTCGGGCCCTTTACTACACAAGTTACGTGCGGCTGTTGGCCTGCGGCCACTGACGCCAGCCAGCACGGCCGCTACGCCCAAGGCTGCGGCCAAGCAAGGCGGCGCTGCTTTCAAGCAGTACCGCGACAAGGACGGCAAGTTCTATTTCAAACTGGTGCGCGCCGATGGCGGGCTGCTGCTGCAAAGCCAGGGCTTTGATGCCCCCCGGGATGCGGGCGCCATGATTGCCCATTTGCAGGCTGCGCCGCAGAATCTGCAAGACGCCATGGACAACCTGCAATTGGGCGACGGCTTTTCGCTGTCGGATGTGCAGTTGGCGTTGAAAGAGATAGCCGAGAGTTAA